From one Gemella morbillorum genomic stretch:
- a CDS encoding 2-oxoacid:ferredoxin oxidoreductase subunit beta — MKVTMKDYKNNEKPDWCAGCGDFSVLAGIQRAVVNLGIRPENVVISAGIGCSGKISGYTKAYGVQGLHGRSLPVAQGIKLANQDLTVFAMGGDGDGYAIGIGHAVHAMKRNVNMTYIVMDNQLYALTKGQMSPKSAEGLVTTTTLEGVMEKPLSALKVALSCEVTFLAQAFTGDIKGMMAIFEEAVKHDGFALVNVFSPCKTYNYYNTPEWYKENLTNLDDIEGYDNTNKLEAYRILEEYNDLVTGVIYKNNNKLKYETTLKNYNQSKPLAHQNLEFEEEMFKNLCDEFR; from the coding sequence ATGAAAGTAACAATGAAAGATTATAAAAATAATGAAAAACCGGATTGGTGCGCTGGCTGTGGAGACTTTTCTGTTTTAGCTGGGATTCAAAGGGCAGTAGTAAATCTTGGAATAAGACCAGAAAATGTTGTAATTTCTGCAGGAATTGGTTGTTCTGGGAAAATAAGTGGATATACTAAAGCTTATGGAGTTCAAGGACTTCATGGACGTAGCTTACCAGTAGCCCAAGGAATAAAACTAGCCAATCAAGATTTAACAGTTTTTGCAATGGGTGGAGATGGCGATGGATATGCTATAGGTATTGGACACGCCGTTCACGCTATGAAACGTAATGTAAATATGACTTATATTGTTATGGATAATCAGCTTTATGCTTTAACAAAAGGGCAAATGTCACCTAAATCAGCAGAAGGATTAGTGACGACAACTACACTTGAAGGTGTGATGGAAAAACCATTATCGGCTTTAAAAGTAGCTTTATCTTGTGAAGTAACATTTTTAGCTCAGGCATTTACTGGAGATATTAAAGGAATGATGGCTATTTTTGAAGAAGCTGTTAAGCATGATGGGTTCGCGTTGGTTAATGTATTTAGTCCATGTAAAACATATAATTACTACAATACTCCTGAATGGTATAAAGAGAATTTAACAAATCTTGATGATATCGAAGGGTATGATAATACAAATAAACTAGAAGCATATAGAATTTTAGAGGAATATAATGATTTAGTAACAGGGGTTATATATAAAAATAATAATAAACTAAAATATGAAACAACACTAAAAAATTATAATCAATCTAAACCATTAGCTCATCAGAACTTGGAATTTGAAGAAGAAATGTTTAAAAACTTATGTGATGAATTTAGATAA
- a CDS encoding class I SAM-dependent DNA methyltransferase, producing MYENLSIVYDKLMDVDYDTYANIIAQELGDKKDLLILDLGCGSGTMIPYLKKYGQVFAVDNSEQMLSIASSKSPDNNFFAMDLLEISNLGYEFDFILSAFDVFNYLPDFTSFKDGLKEVYCSLKSGGKFIFDIHTPKKMKNMIDNQVFAYETDEISYLWFAYGTEQELEVESELTFFIKQKNGLYRRLEQFHTQRTYEIEDISSAAKEIGFKINKYFCDFELDNKDYENADRIIFILEK from the coding sequence AATATAATAGCTCAAGAATTAGGAGATAAAAAGGATCTTCTAATTCTTGATTTAGGTTGCGGTAGTGGAACGATGATTCCTTATCTGAAAAAATATGGTCAGGTATTTGCGGTTGATAATAGCGAACAAATGCTCTCTATAGCGAGTTCGAAATCACCCGATAATAATTTTTTTGCTATGGACCTATTAGAAATATCTAATTTAGGGTATGAATTTGATTTTATTCTTAGTGCATTTGATGTCTTTAATTATTTACCCGATTTTACAAGTTTTAAAGATGGTTTAAAAGAAGTTTATTGTTCATTGAAATCGGGTGGGAAATTTATTTTTGACATTCATACCCCTAAAAAAATGAAGAATATGATAGATAATCAAGTGTTTGCTTACGAAACTGATGAAATTAGTTATCTTTGGTTTGCTTATGGAACTGAGCAGGAACTGGAAGTAGAAAGTGAATTGACATTTTTTATTAAACAGAAAAATGGACTTTATCGTCGCCTTGAACAGTTTCATACACAACGTACATATGAAATAGAAGATATCAGTTCAGCAGCTAAGGAAATAGGTTTTAAAATTAATAAATATTTTTGTGACTTTGAACTAGATAATAAGGATTATGAAAATGCTGATAGAATAATTTTTATATTGGAGAAATAA
- a CDS encoding M42 family metallopeptidase, translating to MNKSIERFKELTMLDGTSGFESEVSKYLEKNLSKYADEIKFDNLGGIYAIKKSKKENAKTVMIAAHMDEVGFVVTKILPNGFLKFETLGGFREDVLLAQTYTVTSYAGKKFTGVIGSIPKHFTAGIAQNVKISDMTIDVGAENREEVLKMGIHEGAFVTPKTTFEQLTENRIISKAVDNRYGCVIITEIFEQFADKDLDVNLVVCATVQEEVGLRGAKIAANMIKPDVCFVVDCSPANDMDGSATSNGRLGEGFLIRLVDRTMVLRPNMREKLVRLAEENGIKYQYFTSPGGTDAGEIHQALNGVPTTVIGICARYIHTHNAIFDIRDYYAAKAILGKLIETIDDKFIEDVRK from the coding sequence ATGAATAAATCAATAGAAAGATTCAAAGAACTGACAATGTTAGATGGGACATCTGGTTTTGAGAGTGAAGTTTCAAAATACTTAGAAAAAAATTTGTCTAAGTATGCGGATGAAATCAAATTTGACAATTTAGGTGGAATCTACGCAATCAAAAAATCAAAAAAAGAAAATGCTAAGACTGTCATGATTGCAGCTCATATGGATGAAGTAGGATTTGTAGTTACAAAGATTTTACCAAATGGATTTTTAAAATTTGAAACATTAGGCGGTTTCCGTGAAGATGTTTTATTAGCTCAGACTTATACTGTAACATCGTATGCTGGTAAGAAGTTTACTGGAGTAATAGGCTCTATTCCAAAACATTTCACAGCAGGAATTGCTCAAAATGTAAAAATTAGTGATATGACGATTGATGTAGGTGCAGAAAATCGCGAAGAAGTTTTAAAAATGGGGATTCATGAAGGAGCATTTGTTACGCCGAAAACAACTTTTGAACAACTTACAGAAAATAGAATTATATCAAAAGCTGTTGATAATAGATATGGATGTGTAATTATTACAGAAATTTTTGAACAATTTGCAGATAAAGATTTAGATGTTAATTTGGTAGTTTGTGCAACAGTTCAAGAAGAAGTAGGGCTTCGTGGAGCTAAAATAGCAGCTAATATGATTAAACCGGATGTATGCTTTGTAGTTGATTGTAGTCCAGCCAATGATATGGACGGATCAGCGACAAGCAACGGACGTTTAGGCGAAGGGTTTTTAATACGTTTAGTTGATAGAACAATGGTTCTTCGTCCAAATATGCGTGAGAAACTAGTTAGACTGGCAGAAGAAAATGGTATAAAATATCAGTACTTTACATCACCTGGAGGAACAGATGCTGGGGAAATTCATCAAGCATTAAATGGTGTACCAACTACTGTAATTGGGATTTGTGCAAGGTACATTCATACACACAATGCGATTTTTGATATTCGTGATTACTATGCAGCAAAAGCTATTTTAGGAAAATTAATTGAAACAATAGATGATAAATTTATTGAAGATGTAAGAAAATAA
- a CDS encoding FtsW/RodA/SpoVE family cell cycle protein, protein MLNFIKNKTNLSIMIFYFIFAITSLTLIMLAQYNNNQTPKLFIKQFIFYLLGFFVIYIFQKIPVDYIERFSIFFYLLGLTLLIGIFLVPPSMAPIVNGARSWYNFGLFTLQPSEFAKVSTVAMVSLLIKEKSFRENTDSIKLLKLLLIIAIPFILVLRENDLGNGLFFIFLFLGLVFLVSTHKKTLLNIYSVVLVGIGIIILGALYFPRVLGLVGLKGYQLKRILSWLNPEAYKLDYSYQITQVLSEIKRGGLTGTFAKNKNYIDEQFNDFIFSILAKNFGFIGTFFFLIFFFIFILRLFSIVKKCEQGNYSYYFILLAMCSFCFSFFINIFSTLSIIPVIGISMPFVSYGGSSLIANSILFGIIVKINATIHEEYLEDEYYENYEEEPYIDDDYQESNYQYEEPYDNQKEYRRSRKFKNR, encoded by the coding sequence ATGTTAAATTTTATAAAAAATAAAACTAATTTATCAATAATGATTTTTTATTTTATATTTGCGATTACTAGCCTTACATTAATAATGCTAGCACAATATAATAATAATCAAACACCAAAATTATTTATTAAACAATTCATCTTTTATCTATTAGGATTTTTTGTAATATATATATTTCAAAAAATTCCAGTCGACTATATAGAAAGATTCTCTATATTTTTCTATTTGCTTGGTTTAACTTTATTGATAGGTATATTTCTAGTTCCACCTTCTATGGCACCTATTGTTAATGGGGCGCGTAGCTGGTACAACTTTGGATTGTTTACTTTACAACCATCAGAATTTGCTAAAGTATCTACAGTAGCTATGGTCAGTTTATTAATAAAAGAAAAAAGTTTTAGAGAAAACACCGATTCTATTAAACTCTTAAAATTACTGTTAATTATCGCGATTCCTTTCATTTTGGTTCTTCGTGAAAATGACTTAGGTAATGGATTATTCTTTATTTTTCTATTTTTAGGATTAGTATTTCTAGTCAGTACCCATAAAAAAACTTTATTAAATATATATTCAGTTGTTCTTGTTGGTATAGGAATAATTATTTTAGGTGCACTATATTTCCCAAGAGTTCTTGGTTTAGTAGGACTTAAAGGATATCAATTAAAGAGAATATTATCTTGGTTAAATCCTGAAGCGTATAAACTAGATTATTCGTATCAGATTACTCAGGTACTTTCCGAAATAAAACGAGGCGGCTTAACAGGAACTTTTGCTAAAAATAAGAATTATATTGATGAGCAATTCAATGATTTTATCTTTTCTATTTTGGCAAAGAATTTTGGATTTATCGGTACCTTCTTTTTCTTAATATTCTTCTTTATTTTCATACTAAGATTGTTTAGTATAGTAAAAAAATGTGAACAAGGTAATTATAGCTACTACTTTATTTTATTAGCAATGTGTAGTTTTTGTTTTTCATTTTTCATCAATATCTTCTCTACTCTTAGCATAATCCCTGTAATTGGAATTAGTATGCCATTTGTAAGCTATGGGGGAAGTTCCCTTATTGCTAATAGTATTCTATTTGGAATAATTGTTAAAATAAACGCTACTATTCACGAAGAATACTTAGAAGATGAATATTATGAGAATTATGAGGAGGAACCATATATTGATGACGACTATCAAGAAAGTAATTATCAATATGAAGAGCCCTACGACAATCAAAAGGAATATCGTCGTAGTAGAAAATTTAAAAATAGATAA
- a CDS encoding 2-oxoacid:acceptor oxidoreductase subunit alpha, whose translation MIDKLGWKIGGEQGEGLEATTEVFSTVLNSLGYHMYSTRDFASRIKGGHSTSKICISEEKIDVIDYKTDILIAFDQATLDSYIDELDENSIIIVDEKIKPEISEEVTGLVAVFPITDLAKEISAPIVKNIITLGICSALLNINKDIFYNMIEVKFSSKGEEIVATNIQAFNKGYEIMQSFMVEHNLGDKYYLKELEKKEQNNMWLIGNHAAGLGALVAGCRLYAGYPITPATEIMEYLFEKLPTVNGAYIQTEDEIAALGVAIGANFAGVRAMTATSGPGISLMTEFLGMAVMSEQPVVIVDVQRGGPSSGLPTKVEQSDIFHAVYGGTGDASRIVLAPTTVEDCFYTMIDAFNMAEKYQTPVIVLMDLQLGMNKQTVSDFDFSKVEINRGKLLKQEEITEEDIIYFKRYGLDSLVSERTIPGQKGGIHNANSYEHSVVGLPSEVKKNTVKQKNKRSEKIETAFIENPFVLNEYNVEKDILLVGINSTYGVLNKAAKELKEKGMNIDTMHLRQIYPVAQKVKDTFDKYRKVYIVEHNSNKQLRTVISSKYHNSDKISSLLKYNGDIYYTHELIEQLLEEER comes from the coding sequence ATGATAGATAAATTAGGATGGAAAATAGGTGGAGAACAAGGAGAAGGACTTGAGGCAACAACTGAAGTTTTTTCGACAGTTCTAAACTCGCTAGGTTACCATATGTATTCTACTAGGGATTTTGCGAGTAGAATAAAAGGTGGCCATAGTACTAGTAAAATCTGTATTTCAGAAGAAAAGATAGATGTTATTGATTATAAGACAGATATTCTTATTGCTTTTGATCAAGCAACTTTAGATAGTTATATTGATGAATTAGATGAGAATAGTATTATTATTGTTGATGAAAAGATAAAGCCAGAAATTTCAGAGGAAGTTACTGGATTAGTAGCAGTTTTCCCAATCACAGATCTTGCAAAAGAAATTTCAGCGCCAATTGTTAAAAATATTATAACGTTGGGAATTTGTTCTGCACTATTAAATATCAATAAAGATATTTTTTATAATATGATTGAAGTGAAATTTTCATCAAAAGGTGAAGAAATAGTTGCTACAAATATCCAAGCATTTAACAAAGGATATGAGATAATGCAAAGCTTTATGGTAGAGCATAACTTAGGAGATAAGTATTATCTTAAAGAATTGGAGAAAAAAGAACAAAATAATATGTGGCTAATAGGAAACCATGCAGCAGGCCTAGGTGCACTAGTAGCAGGGTGTCGTCTTTATGCAGGATATCCAATAACACCAGCCACAGAAATTATGGAATATTTATTTGAAAAATTACCAACTGTAAATGGAGCATATATTCAAACCGAAGATGAGATTGCGGCTCTTGGAGTTGCTATTGGGGCAAATTTTGCCGGTGTACGTGCTATGACAGCAACGTCTGGTCCGGGGATTTCTCTTATGACTGAATTTTTAGGTATGGCAGTTATGTCTGAACAACCAGTTGTTATTGTAGATGTTCAAAGAGGAGGTCCGTCATCAGGTCTACCAACAAAAGTTGAACAATCTGATATTTTCCATGCTGTTTATGGAGGAACTGGTGATGCTTCGCGAATTGTTTTAGCGCCAACTACTGTAGAAGATTGTTTTTATACTATGATTGATGCATTTAATATGGCAGAAAAATATCAAACACCAGTTATTGTATTGATGGACTTGCAACTAGGTATGAATAAACAAACTGTTTCCGATTTTGATTTTAGCAAAGTAGAAATTAATCGTGGTAAACTTCTAAAACAAGAAGAAATTACAGAAGAAGACATAATTTATTTCAAACGTTATGGACTTGATTCACTTGTATCTGAACGTACTATCCCAGGACAAAAGGGTGGAATTCATAATGCTAATAGTTATGAACATTCAGTAGTAGGGTTACCTTCTGAAGTTAAGAAAAATACAGTAAAACAGAAAAATAAACGTTCTGAAAAAATTGAAACAGCATTTATTGAAAATCCATTTGTTTTAAATGAATATAATGTAGAAAAAGATATTCTTTTAGTTGGTATTAACTCGACTTATGGAGTATTAAATAAAGCAGCCAAAGAGCTGAAAGAAAAAGGAATGAACATTGATACTATGCATTTACGCCAAATTTATCCGGTTGCTCAGAAGGTTAAAGATACTTTTGATAAATATAGAAAAGTCTATATTGTCGAGCATAATTCTAATAAACAATTACGAACAGTAATTTCAAGTAAGTATCATAATTCAGATAAAATTTCTAGTTTATTGAAATATAATGGTGATATATATTATACTCACGAACTTATAGAGCAACTATTAGAGGAGGAGAGATAA
- a CDS encoding SDR family NAD(P)-dependent oxidoreductase, which yields METLKKKILITGASSGLGRELAYQFAQKGNVELILVARRKEALEKVVKKCHTYDSVKAKSYSVDIGAQDQVEGLLEKIDDVDILINAAGYGIMKDFSEFTDYEVVKMFDTNVIGTIQLTTEIAKRMRENKSGSIVTIASLAGKIATPKTSVYSATKFALIGYFNALRLEVKKDNVHIMTVNPGPVATNFFNIADEDKSYLKAMGDKPLTPKFVAKKIIKGIEKRKREVNLPLKLVLGVKLSQLFPRLSDKILLGMFK from the coding sequence ATGGAAACACTAAAAAAAAAGATTTTAATAACGGGAGCATCTAGTGGGTTAGGACGTGAATTAGCATATCAGTTTGCTCAAAAGGGAAATGTAGAATTAATTTTAGTAGCTCGTAGAAAAGAAGCGTTGGAAAAGGTAGTGAAAAAGTGCCATACTTATGATTCAGTAAAAGCTAAAAGCTACTCTGTAGATATAGGGGCACAAGACCAAGTTGAAGGATTGTTAGAAAAAATAGATGATGTAGATATTTTAATAAATGCTGCAGGCTATGGAATTATGAAAGATTTTAGCGAATTTACTGATTATGAAGTAGTAAAAATGTTTGATACTAATGTTATTGGAACTATTCAATTAACGACAGAAATAGCTAAAAGAATGCGTGAAAATAAATCAGGATCAATCGTAACAATAGCATCATTAGCAGGAAAAATAGCAACGCCAAAAACATCTGTCTATTCAGCAACAAAATTCGCACTTATCGGTTATTTTAATGCACTGCGTTTAGAAGTAAAAAAAGATAATGTTCATATTATGACTGTGAATCCTGGACCAGTTGCAACAAATTTCTTTAATATAGCTGATGAAGATAAAAGTTACTTAAAAGCAATGGGCGATAAACCATTAACACCAAAATTTGTTGCAAAAAAAATTATAAAAGGTATAGAAAAGAGAAAACGTGAAGTTAATTTACCACTTAAGTTGGTATTGGGGGTTAAATTAAGTCAATTATTTCCTCGCCTAAGTGACAAAATATTATTAGGGATGTTTAAATAA
- the mutS gene encoding DNA mismatch repair protein MutS, producing MKYTPMIEQYLKIKKDYQDMFLFYRLGDFYELFFEDATRASKILEITLTARDGGAEKVPMCGVPFHAAANYIDVLVNNGYKVAICEQVSEPGQGKIVERKVVQVITPGTYMNYKNYDENNFLASAYKKDGNIYFAFCDIMTGDSRCTILKTMDDLQDEILRNNIKEIITIKDQELKVSAYITEVEVDENIEKEKTSNLSDSNLRICCNILLDYIEKTQNKDVNSLKNFEVYFKDKFVYMTNYSLKNLEVTQNMANGGKKGSLLSIIDKTSTAAGARKLKKWLENPLLNLKEIEHRQEIVGDFVKHYFEKADVKTNLKEVYDLERISTKVSYNIVSPKELLNLKKTLEKIPSIKNILLSFNSKKLIEIANNIDELEDLHEYLEVTINEEAGQTVKEGNVIKLGFNSELDSYKNASKNGNRILLEIEEREKNRTGVKNLKVGYNKIFGYFIEISKVGLKTIDPTELGYHRKQTLSNCERFISEELKEVEEHIVNSKAKIEELELLLFQEVKMKIHSFIPRLQRVANILSDIDVFVSLSDVAEEYSYTKPKFNNNNIIDIIEGRHPIVERNVSDDGYISNDCKVDKDNNILLITGPNMSGKSTYMRQLALIVILAQIGSFVPATSANLPIFDKIFTRIGASDDLAGGKSTFMVEMIEAKNALVESTANSLLIFDEIGRGTSTYDGIALAQSILEYINEKIKCKTLFSTHYHELTKLENRMNGIKNIHVSAKEDHGKLIFLYKINDGPIEKSYGIHVAQLAHLPEEVIVVANNILKELESGNIGSGDLIGKGYYENIGNTGETQAAKDEANPMQLVQHLEKKLQKELEEKLRLEYDEKLQKELKNKVKEKTNGNYKKLQLDFDNNDEKFEFIKEKLTGLNFLETTPIEAFNLLYELQQKLNEGR from the coding sequence ATGAAATATACGCCGATGATTGAGCAGTATTTAAAAATAAAAAAAGATTATCAAGATATGTTTTTATTTTATCGACTTGGTGATTTTTATGAACTGTTCTTTGAAGATGCAACTCGTGCATCAAAAATTTTGGAAATAACTTTGACAGCACGTGATGGTGGTGCAGAAAAAGTTCCAATGTGTGGAGTACCATTTCACGCTGCAGCTAATTATATAGATGTGCTTGTCAATAATGGCTATAAAGTAGCTATCTGTGAGCAAGTTTCGGAACCTGGTCAAGGAAAGATTGTTGAAAGAAAAGTAGTTCAAGTAATTACGCCAGGAACATACATGAACTATAAAAACTATGATGAAAATAACTTTTTAGCTAGTGCATATAAAAAAGATGGCAATATTTATTTTGCATTTTGTGATATTATGACAGGGGATAGCCGTTGCACAATTTTGAAAACAATGGATGATTTGCAAGATGAAATTTTGAGAAATAATATTAAAGAAATAATTACTATTAAAGACCAAGAACTAAAGGTTAGTGCATACATTACAGAAGTAGAAGTAGATGAAAATATAGAAAAAGAGAAAACATCTAATCTAAGTGACAGTAATCTTCGTATTTGCTGCAATATCTTGTTAGATTATATTGAAAAAACACAAAATAAAGATGTTAACAGTCTAAAAAACTTTGAAGTATATTTTAAAGATAAGTTTGTTTATATGACAAATTATTCACTAAAGAACTTAGAAGTAACACAAAATATGGCGAATGGTGGGAAAAAAGGTTCTTTATTGAGTATTATTGATAAAACTTCGACAGCTGCAGGTGCTAGAAAGCTAAAAAAATGGCTAGAAAATCCACTTTTAAATCTAAAGGAGATAGAACATCGACAAGAAATTGTTGGAGATTTTGTTAAACATTATTTTGAAAAAGCAGATGTTAAAACAAATCTAAAAGAGGTTTATGACCTTGAACGCATATCAACAAAGGTTTCATATAATATAGTAAGCCCTAAAGAGTTACTGAATTTGAAAAAAACGTTAGAAAAAATTCCAAGTATAAAAAATATATTACTAAGTTTTAATTCGAAAAAATTAATAGAAATTGCGAATAATATTGATGAATTAGAAGATTTACATGAATATCTAGAAGTTACTATTAACGAAGAAGCTGGACAAACTGTTAAAGAAGGAAATGTAATTAAATTAGGTTTCAACTCAGAATTAGATAGTTATAAAAATGCTAGTAAAAATGGTAATAGAATTTTACTAGAAATAGAAGAACGTGAAAAAAATAGAACAGGTGTTAAAAACCTAAAGGTAGGTTACAACAAAATTTTCGGTTATTTCATAGAAATTTCTAAAGTAGGCTTGAAAACTATAGATCCAACAGAACTTGGTTATCATAGGAAACAAACTTTATCTAACTGTGAGAGATTTATTTCAGAAGAATTAAAAGAAGTAGAAGAACATATCGTTAATTCTAAAGCGAAAATTGAAGAGTTAGAATTGCTGTTATTCCAAGAAGTTAAGATGAAAATACATAGCTTTATTCCGAGATTACAGCGAGTTGCTAATATTCTTAGTGATATTGATGTATTTGTTTCATTATCAGATGTAGCAGAAGAATATAGTTATACAAAACCAAAATTTAATAATAATAATATAATTGATATTATTGAAGGTAGACATCCGATAGTAGAGCGTAATGTAAGTGATGATGGGTATATTAGTAATGATTGCAAGGTAGATAAAGATAATAATATTCTATTAATAACAGGACCGAATATGTCTGGGAAATCTACTTATATGCGTCAGCTTGCACTTATAGTTATACTTGCCCAAATCGGATCATTTGTTCCAGCAACATCAGCTAATCTCCCGATTTTTGATAAGATATTTACTCGTATTGGGGCGAGCGATGACCTTGCTGGAGGAAAATCAACGTTTATGGTAGAAATGATTGAGGCGAAAAATGCTCTTGTTGAATCTACTGCAAACTCATTACTTATTTTTGATGAAATTGGGCGCGGAACATCTACTTATGATGGTATTGCACTTGCACAATCTATTTTGGAGTATATTAACGAAAAAATTAAATGCAAAACATTATTTTCAACGCATTATCATGAACTGACGAAATTAGAAAACAGAATGAATGGAATTAAAAATATTCATGTGTCTGCTAAGGAAGACCACGGTAAATTAATATTCCTTTATAAGATTAATGATGGACCTATAGAGAAGAGTTATGGTATTCATGTTGCTCAACTTGCACATCTTCCTGAAGAAGTAATAGTAGTGGCAAATAATATTTTAAAAGAACTAGAAAGTGGTAATATAGGCTCAGGTGATTTAATCGGAAAAGGATATTATGAAAATATTGGAAATACTGGGGAAACTCAGGCGGCAAAAGATGAAGCTAACCCAATGCAATTAGTACAACATTTAGAGAAGAAATTACAAAAAGAATTAGAAGAAAAGCTACGATTAGAGTACGACGAAAAACTTCAAAAAGAACTTAAAAATAAGGTAAAAGAAAAAACTAATGGAAATTACAAAAAGCTTCAACTAGATTTTGATAATAATGATGAAAAATTTGAATTTATTAAAGAAAAATTAACAGGTTTGAATTTCTTAGAAACAACACCAATAGAAGCATTTAATCTTCTTTATGAACTACAACAAAAACTCAATGAAGGGAGGTAG